In Morganella morganii, the following are encoded in one genomic region:
- the adhE gene encoding bifunctional acetaldehyde-CoA/alcohol dehydrogenase, whose product MAVTNVTELNELVARVKKAQREFAGFSQEQVDAIFRAAALAAADARIPLAKLAVEESGMGIIEDKVIKNHFASEYIYNAYRDEKTCGILSEDPTFGTITIAEPIGIICGIVPTTNPTSTAIFKALISLKTRNGIIFSPHPRAKKATNRAAEIVLNAAVAAGAPKDIIGWIDEPSVELSNALMHHADTNLILATGGPGMVKAAYSSGKPAIGVGAGNTPVVIDETADIKRAVASILMSKTFDNGVICASEQSVIVVDDVYEQVKERFETHGGYILKGKELKAVQDIILLNGGLNAKIVGQSAVKIAEMAGIEVPAWTKILIGAVSVVDESEPFAHEKLSPLLAMYRGKDFEDAVIKAEKLVEMGGIGHTSCLYTDQDNQPERVKFFGEKMKTARILINTPASQGGIGDLYNFKLSPSLTLGCGSWGGNSISENVGPKHLINTKTVAKRAENMLWHKLPKSIYFRRGSLPVALEEIAGDGAKRAFIVTDGYLFNNGYVDEVTRVLKSYGMEVEIFFEVEADPTLSVVRKGAEQMNSFKPDVIIALGGGSPMDAAKIMWVMYEHPETHFEELALRFMDIRKRIYKFPKMGVKAKMVAITTTSGTGSEVTPFAVVTDDTTGQKYPLADYALTPDMAIVDANLVMNMPKSLTAFGGLDAVTHALEAYVSVLANEFSDGQALQALKLLKEFLPASYHEGAKNPVARERVHNAATIAGIAFANAFLGVCHSMAHKLGSEFHIPHGLANALLICNVIRYNATDNPTKQTAFSQYDRPQARRRYAEIADHLQLSAAGDRTAQKIEKLLIWLDEIKASLGIPKSIREAGVPEAEFLAKLDKLSEDAFDDQCTGANPRYPLIAELKQIMLDTYYGRTYDESVPVAAPKPVAKRNAKK is encoded by the coding sequence ATGGCCGTAACGAACGTTACCGAACTCAATGAATTAGTTGCCCGCGTGAAGAAAGCTCAGCGCGAGTTTGCCGGTTTCTCCCAGGAACAGGTGGATGCTATCTTCCGGGCGGCGGCACTCGCCGCAGCAGATGCCCGTATCCCGCTGGCAAAACTGGCAGTTGAAGAGTCCGGCATGGGTATTATTGAAGATAAAGTGATCAAAAACCATTTTGCTTCTGAATATATCTATAACGCCTACCGCGATGAGAAAACCTGCGGCATCTTATCGGAAGACCCGACCTTCGGCACCATCACCATCGCAGAGCCTATCGGTATTATCTGCGGTATCGTCCCGACCACTAACCCGACCTCCACCGCAATTTTTAAAGCGCTGATCAGCCTGAAAACCCGTAACGGGATCATTTTCTCCCCGCATCCGCGTGCAAAAAAAGCCACTAACAGAGCGGCTGAAATTGTCCTCAACGCGGCTGTTGCCGCCGGTGCCCCGAAAGATATTATCGGCTGGATCGACGAGCCGTCTGTGGAATTATCCAATGCCCTGATGCATCACGCGGATACTAACCTGATCCTCGCCACCGGCGGGCCGGGCATGGTGAAAGCAGCCTACAGTTCCGGTAAACCGGCCATTGGTGTGGGCGCGGGTAACACCCCTGTCGTGATTGATGAAACCGCTGATATCAAACGCGCGGTGGCCTCTATTCTGATGTCAAAAACCTTCGATAACGGCGTGATTTGTGCCTCTGAGCAATCGGTTATCGTGGTGGATGATGTGTATGAACAGGTTAAAGAACGTTTTGAAACCCACGGTGGTTATATTCTGAAAGGCAAAGAACTGAAAGCCGTTCAGGACATTATTCTGCTCAACGGCGGACTGAATGCGAAAATTGTCGGTCAGTCTGCGGTGAAAATTGCTGAAATGGCCGGCATCGAAGTACCTGCATGGACCAAAATTCTTATCGGTGCGGTCTCCGTGGTGGATGAATCCGAGCCGTTTGCACACGAAAAACTCTCCCCGCTGTTAGCCATGTACCGCGGCAAAGATTTTGAAGATGCGGTGATCAAAGCGGAAAAACTGGTGGAAATGGGCGGGATCGGCCACACCTCCTGCTTATATACCGATCAGGATAACCAGCCGGAGCGCGTAAAATTCTTCGGTGAGAAGATGAAAACCGCACGTATCCTGATTAATACCCCTGCATCACAGGGCGGGATCGGCGACCTGTATAACTTCAAACTGTCTCCGTCACTGACACTGGGTTGCGGCTCCTGGGGGGGTAACTCCATCTCCGAAAACGTCGGGCCGAAACACCTGATCAACACCAAAACCGTGGCAAAACGAGCTGAAAATATGTTGTGGCATAAACTTCCGAAATCTATCTATTTCCGCCGTGGTTCTCTGCCGGTTGCCCTGGAAGAGATCGCCGGTGACGGTGCAAAACGCGCCTTTATCGTGACTGACGGCTATCTGTTCAATAACGGCTATGTGGATGAAGTCACCCGTGTGCTGAAATCCTACGGTATGGAAGTGGAGATTTTCTTTGAAGTGGAAGCTGACCCGACACTTTCTGTGGTCCGCAAAGGTGCGGAGCAGATGAACAGCTTCAAACCTGACGTGATTATTGCCCTCGGCGGCGGCTCCCCGATGGATGCAGCCAAAATTATGTGGGTGATGTATGAACATCCGGAAACACATTTTGAGGAACTGGCACTGCGCTTTATGGATATCCGCAAACGTATCTATAAGTTCCCGAAAATGGGCGTGAAAGCGAAAATGGTTGCTATCACCACCACATCCGGTACCGGTTCTGAAGTGACTCCGTTCGCGGTTGTGACAGATGATACCACCGGCCAGAAATACCCGCTGGCGGACTATGCCCTGACCCCGGATATGGCAATTGTTGATGCCAACCTGGTGATGAACATGCCGAAATCCCTCACCGCTTTCGGCGGGCTGGATGCCGTCACTCACGCACTGGAAGCGTATGTATCCGTGCTGGCAAACGAATTCTCTGACGGCCAGGCATTACAGGCACTGAAACTGCTGAAAGAGTTTTTACCGGCCAGCTATCACGAAGGTGCGAAGAACCCGGTTGCCCGTGAACGTGTACACAATGCCGCGACTATCGCCGGTATCGCGTTTGCCAACGCCTTCCTCGGGGTATGTCACTCCATGGCGCACAAACTGGGCTCTGAGTTCCATATTCCGCATGGTCTGGCTAATGCCCTGCTTATCTGTAACGTCATCCGTTATAACGCTACCGATAACCCGACCAAACAGACTGCGTTCAGCCAGTATGACCGTCCTCAGGCACGCCGCCGTTACGCGGAGATTGCTGACCATCTGCAACTGAGTGCTGCCGGTGACCGTACCGCGCAGAAAATTGAAAAACTGCTGATCTGGCTGGACGAAATCAAAGCCTCTCTGGGGATCCCGAAATCCATCCGTGAAGCCGGTGTGCCGGAAGCGGAATTCCTGGCAAAACTGGATAAACTGTCCGAAGATGCCTTTGATGACCAGTGTACCGGTGCAAACCCGCGCTATCCGCTGATTGCAGAATTAAAACAAATTATGCTGGATACCTATTACGGACGCACCTATGACGAATCTGTTCCTGTAGCGGCACCAAAACCGGTTGCCAAACGGAATGCTAAGAAATAA
- a CDS encoding H-NS family nucleoid-associated regulatory protein, translated as MSESLKPFNNIRTLRAQARESSLEVLEEILEKLTSVVEERRLEESQAQAKEEERTRKLEEFRQLLEKQNINPEELIQSMGTGKTARKSKRAQRPAKYEYIDENGESKTWTGQGRTPAVIKQAIDNEGKSLNDFLIK; from the coding sequence ATGAGTGAATCTTTGAAGCCATTTAATAATATCCGTACTCTTCGCGCTCAGGCGAGAGAATCCAGCTTAGAAGTTTTAGAAGAAATTCTGGAAAAGCTGACTTCTGTTGTTGAAGAACGCCGTCTGGAAGAATCCCAGGCTCAGGCTAAAGAAGAAGAGCGCACCCGTAAATTAGAAGAATTCCGTCAGCTGCTTGAAAAGCAGAATATCAACCCGGAAGAATTAATTCAGTCTATGGGTACAGGCAAAACAGCCCGCAAATCCAAGCGTGCTCAGCGCCCTGCCAAATACGAATATATCGATGAAAACGGTGAAAGCAAAACCTGGACCGGCCAGGGTCGTACACCAGCTGTGATCAAACAAGCTATCGATAACGAAGGTAAATCTCTGAACGATTTCTTAATCAAGTAA
- a CDS encoding thymidine kinase, with protein MAQLYFYYSAMNAGKSTALLQSSYNYNERGMRTLIFTAEIDNRYEQSKVTSRIGLSADARVFGPETDVSSVIIREHQQTPVHCVLIDECQFLTKAQVEQLCCIVDDIDIPVLCYGLRTDFKGELFSGSHYLLAWADKLVELKTICYCGRKASRVLRYDGQGRVMSDGAQIDIGGNEKYVSVCRKHYNEAIREVKAAEYRS; from the coding sequence GTGGCTCAGCTTTATTTTTATTACTCCGCAATGAATGCGGGAAAATCGACAGCGTTACTGCAGTCATCCTATAACTACAATGAACGCGGCATGCGCACGCTGATATTTACCGCAGAGATAGACAACCGCTATGAGCAGAGCAAAGTTACCTCACGTATCGGCCTGAGCGCCGATGCGCGGGTCTTTGGCCCTGAGACGGACGTAAGCTCGGTTATTATCCGTGAACATCAGCAGACACCCGTACACTGCGTATTAATCGATGAATGCCAGTTCCTGACCAAAGCGCAGGTGGAACAGCTCTGCTGTATCGTCGACGATATTGATATCCCGGTTCTGTGTTACGGGTTACGCACAGACTTTAAAGGTGAGTTATTCAGCGGCAGTCATTATTTATTAGCCTGGGCGGATAAATTAGTTGAATTAAAAACTATTTGTTATTGCGGACGAAAAGCCAGCCGTGTTTTACGTTACGACGGACAGGGGCGGGTTATGTCAGATGGTGCACAAATTGACATCGGCGGTAATGAAAAATATGTATCCGTCTGCCGCAAACATTACAATGAAGCGATACGCGAAGTAAAAGCAGCAGAATATCGGTCATAA
- a CDS encoding UDP-glucose dehydrogenase family protein, giving the protein MKVTVFGIGYVGLVQATVLAEVGHDVMCVDVDAKKVENLKNGVIPIFEPGLTPLVKKNYEEGRLSFTTDAALGVAHGTLQFIAVGTPPDEDGSADLQYVTAVARTIAQHMQDYKVVIDKSTVPVGTADKVNATIKATLAERGADIAYDVVSNPEFLKEGAAVADCMRPERIVIGCDNDRVIDIIRELYEPFNRNHDRMIVMDIRSAELTKYAANCMLATKISFMNEISNLAEMLGADIENVRQGIGSDSRIGYHFIYPGCGYGGSCFPKDVQALIRTAEHIGFTPRILRAVEEVNEQQKYKLPSFIKRHFGENLEGKTFAVWGLSFKPNTDDMREASSRILLQELWAAGAKVQAYDPEAMQEAQRIFGLRDDLALMGTKEAALHNADALVICTEWQSFRAPDFDAIKAGLKTPVIFDGRNLYDPERLENRGFIYYGIGRGASINPVI; this is encoded by the coding sequence ATGAAAGTAACCGTATTTGGAATCGGATATGTCGGTCTTGTGCAGGCGACTGTACTGGCGGAAGTCGGCCATGATGTTATGTGTGTCGATGTTGATGCAAAAAAAGTGGAAAACCTGAAAAACGGTGTGATCCCTATTTTTGAACCGGGCCTGACCCCGCTGGTGAAGAAAAACTATGAAGAAGGTCGTTTAAGCTTCACTACGGATGCGGCACTGGGTGTGGCACACGGCACACTGCAATTCATCGCGGTCGGTACACCGCCGGATGAAGACGGCTCTGCGGATCTGCAATATGTCACCGCGGTTGCCCGTACTATTGCACAGCATATGCAGGACTACAAAGTGGTTATCGATAAATCCACCGTTCCGGTCGGTACCGCGGATAAAGTTAACGCCACGATTAAAGCCACACTGGCTGAACGCGGCGCGGATATTGCCTATGACGTGGTGTCCAACCCTGAATTCCTGAAGGAAGGGGCGGCGGTTGCTGACTGCATGCGTCCTGAGCGCATTGTTATCGGCTGTGATAATGATCGTGTTATCGATATTATCCGCGAACTGTATGAGCCGTTTAACCGTAATCACGACCGCATGATTGTGATGGATATCCGCAGTGCGGAGCTGACCAAATACGCGGCAAACTGCATGCTGGCGACAAAAATCAGCTTTATGAATGAGATCTCCAACCTGGCGGAAATGCTGGGCGCGGATATTGAGAATGTGCGCCAGGGTATCGGTTCTGACTCCCGTATCGGTTATCACTTTATTTATCCGGGCTGCGGCTACGGTGGTTCCTGCTTCCCGAAAGACGTGCAGGCGCTGATCCGCACCGCGGAACATATCGGCTTTACCCCGCGCATTCTGCGTGCGGTGGAAGAAGTGAACGAACAGCAGAAATACAAACTGCCGTCCTTTATCAAACGTCATTTCGGTGAAAACCTGGAAGGTAAAACCTTCGCGGTCTGGGGCCTGTCTTTTAAACCGAATACCGATGATATGCGTGAAGCCTCCAGCCGTATCCTGTTACAGGAATTATGGGCCGCCGGTGCCAAAGTTCAGGCGTATGACCCGGAAGCGATGCAGGAAGCGCAGCGTATTTTCGGGCTGCGTGATGACCTGGCGCTGATGGGTACCAAAGAAGCGGCACTGCATAATGCGGATGCACTGGTTATCTGTACTGAGTGGCAGAGTTTCCGTGCGCCGGACTTCGATGCTATCAAAGCAGGACTGAAAACCCCGGTTATTTTTGACGGACGTAACCTTTATGACCCGGAACGTTTAGAAAATCGCGGCTTTATCTATTATGGTATAGGCCGTGGTGCTTCCATTAATCCGGTAATCTGA
- the rssB gene encoding two-component system response regulator RssB, which produces MKQALDGKRLLVIDDDPAFNMALSSYLRLLGATVLSAGDGARAWECIEQGFQPELIFCDLNMPVMTGAEFIARSQSDLPAIPVIVISATQKMSDIDEVLRLGAKDVLLKPLNRLEEIKKLCLSHLYPSFFSPGVLENNDLSGIWAQLQHNVDDVLRLLKQLNPPPSQVLANYQIRYAQLSDSCRAGLVFDVAEFSDNEVAFYCLDISQNTGNGPLMAMLIRVIFNDLLKRYIHNHHRKLPSMTAILNKLNRLLQDAGIPGQLPLLLGYYHTRRKSVLLSSAGISAELRSDNHVIRVNRGIPLGTLSSVYSSQISEFSRHLQCRIWNSSSQIKLSLTPGPHQG; this is translated from the coding sequence ATGAAGCAGGCACTGGACGGAAAACGATTGTTAGTCATCGATGACGACCCGGCATTCAATATGGCGCTGTCATCCTATCTGCGCCTTCTCGGTGCCACGGTGTTATCTGCCGGTGACGGTGCACGCGCATGGGAATGCATAGAACAGGGCTTTCAGCCGGAACTGATTTTCTGTGACCTCAATATGCCGGTGATGACCGGCGCGGAATTTATTGCCCGGTCACAGTCGGATTTACCGGCCATTCCGGTGATTGTTATCTCTGCGACACAAAAAATGTCGGATATCGATGAAGTGCTGCGTCTCGGGGCAAAAGATGTGTTGTTAAAGCCCCTGAACAGGCTGGAAGAAATAAAAAAATTATGTCTGTCCCACCTGTACCCGTCATTTTTCTCACCGGGGGTGCTGGAAAATAATGATCTCTCCGGGATCTGGGCCCAGTTACAGCATAATGTGGATGATGTTTTACGTTTATTAAAACAGCTGAACCCGCCGCCGAGCCAGGTGCTGGCCAATTATCAGATCCGCTATGCGCAATTATCCGATAGCTGCCGGGCGGGGCTGGTATTTGATGTGGCAGAATTTTCTGATAATGAAGTGGCGTTTTATTGTCTCGATATCAGTCAGAATACCGGCAACGGCCCGCTGATGGCGATGTTAATCCGCGTCATCTTTAACGATCTGCTAAAACGCTATATTCATAATCACCACCGGAAATTACCGAGCATGACCGCCATCTTAAATAAGCTGAACCGGTTATTACAGGACGCAGGTATTCCGGGACAGCTGCCGCTGCTGCTGGGGTATTATCACACCCGGCGTAAGTCGGTGTTATTGTCCAGCGCCGGTATCAGTGCGGAATTACGCTCTGATAACCATGTGATCCGTGTTAACCGGGGTATTCCGCTGGGGACACTCTCTTCCGTTTATTCCAGTCAGATAAGTGAATTCAGCCGCCATCTGCAATGCCGGATCTGGAACAGCAGCAGTCAGATTAAATTAAGCCTGACCCCCGGACCACATCAGGGATAA
- the purU gene encoding formyltetrahydrofolate deformylase has product MKDPHLPCNTRRARKKILRTICPDAKGLIAKITNICYKHQLNIVQNNEFVDHRTGRFFMRTELEGIFNDETLLADLDDALPKGSTRELTSAGRRRIVIMVTKEAHCLGDILMKSAYGGLDVEIAAVIGNHDLLSHLVTQFGIPFHHISHDGLTREQHDMQIIQQIDQYQPDYVVLAKYMRVLTPAFVQHYPNQIINIHHSFLPAFIGARPYHQAYERGVKIIGATAHYVNDNLDEGPIIHQSVINVDHTYSADDMVMAGRDVEKNVLSHALGRVLTQRVFVYGNRTVIL; this is encoded by the coding sequence ATTAAGGATCCACACCTTCCATGCAACACCAGACGAGCCAGAAAAAAAATTCTGCGAACCATTTGCCCTGACGCAAAAGGTCTTATCGCCAAGATCACCAATATTTGTTACAAGCATCAGCTGAATATTGTCCAGAACAATGAATTCGTTGATCACCGTACCGGCCGCTTTTTTATGCGCACCGAGCTGGAAGGGATTTTTAACGATGAAACCCTGCTGGCCGACCTGGATGATGCCCTGCCGAAAGGCTCCACGCGCGAATTAACCTCCGCCGGACGCCGCCGTATTGTCATTATGGTGACCAAAGAAGCACACTGCCTCGGCGATATTCTGATGAAAAGCGCCTACGGCGGTCTGGATGTCGAAATCGCAGCGGTTATCGGCAACCACGACCTGTTGTCTCATCTGGTCACACAGTTTGGTATTCCGTTCCATCATATCAGCCACGACGGACTGACCCGTGAGCAGCATGATATGCAGATCATTCAGCAGATTGACCAGTATCAGCCGGATTACGTCGTGCTGGCGAAATACATGCGTGTGCTGACCCCGGCATTTGTGCAGCACTATCCGAACCAGATTATCAACATCCACCACTCCTTCCTGCCGGCCTTTATCGGCGCACGGCCTTATCATCAGGCATATGAGCGCGGCGTGAAGATTATCGGTGCCACCGCGCACTATGTGAATGATAACCTCGATGAAGGTCCGATCATTCACCAGAGCGTGATTAACGTCGACCACACTTACAGCGCCGATGATATGGTCATGGCCGGTCGTGACGTGGAAAAAAATGTGCTCAGCCATGCCCTGGGGCGTGTTCTGACACAACGGGTATTCGTTTACGGTAACCGCACTGTCATTTTATAA
- a CDS encoding helix-turn-helix domain-containing protein — MFFSRKLEAFMAVVEYGSLSKAAKVMNRTTPPVAKSIKDFEISLGKRLFKREKFGMSLTREGMELYNDLKDLYMQEKEITKKHISGTICNKVNIFYDWGKSKYIAALYRTAFKAGIQINIFRFHYDCIDEINDFEGNTLILSSEQVISERFTLLRHLPQGQIGICCRRSLFQDCDNNLQTLLSSCVWLCEPLLYESPLLKTLLLQLGEQSKHEHVHLIDNVNSYLHLLIDGDYLCFIDEHPKTLPYSDELIFLPLSQSEAENHCYLYKSKSHASVLNKIMDCIENMK, encoded by the coding sequence TTTTTTCAAGGAAGTTAGAAGCCTTTATGGCTGTTGTTGAATACGGCTCGCTCAGTAAAGCAGCAAAAGTGATGAACAGGACAACTCCGCCGGTGGCCAAGTCTATCAAGGATTTTGAGATCTCGCTGGGTAAGCGTTTATTTAAACGTGAAAAATTTGGTATGAGCCTGACACGGGAAGGGATGGAGTTATACAATGATCTTAAAGATCTCTATATGCAGGAAAAAGAAATTACAAAAAAACATATCAGCGGAACGATATGTAATAAGGTGAATATATTTTATGACTGGGGGAAAAGTAAATATATTGCGGCACTGTACCGGACGGCATTCAAAGCGGGTATACAAATTAATATATTTCGTTTCCACTATGATTGTATTGATGAAATAAATGATTTTGAGGGCAATACGCTGATACTGTCGTCAGAGCAGGTTATCAGCGAACGTTTTACGCTGCTGCGCCATTTACCGCAGGGGCAAATCGGAATCTGCTGCCGTCGTTCACTGTTTCAGGACTGTGATAACAATTTACAGACATTATTATCCTCCTGTGTCTGGTTATGTGAGCCGTTATTATATGAAAGCCCGTTACTCAAAACATTATTGCTGCAGCTCGGTGAGCAGAGCAAACATGAACATGTGCATCTGATCGACAATGTGAACAGTTATCTGCATCTGCTGATTGACGGGGATTATCTCTGCTTTATTGATGAGCACCCGAAAACGCTGCCGTACAGCGATGAACTGATTTTTCTGCCGTTATCGCAGAGTGAGGCGGAAAATCATTGTTATCTGTACAAGTCAAAATCACACGCGAGTGTGCTGAACAAAATAATGGATTGTATTGAGAATATGAAATAA
- a CDS encoding YchJ family metal-binding protein: MSHFTDTDPCPCGSGDTFAQCCQPYLSGAQSAPDARALMRSRYSAFVTHNADHLIRTWYPPARAEALRTELTAGFGETEWLGLNVIDFQPGTAPDEAFVEFCACFIDKKSEDKQFIHERSRFRLTDGAWMYLDGVKPQIGRNDPCPCGSGKKYKKCCA; the protein is encoded by the coding sequence ATGTCTCATTTTACAGATACCGATCCCTGCCCGTGCGGCAGCGGGGATACTTTTGCACAGTGTTGCCAGCCTTATCTTTCCGGTGCGCAGTCCGCCCCCGATGCGCGGGCACTGATGCGTTCGCGTTACAGTGCGTTTGTCACCCATAATGCTGATCATCTGATCCGGACATGGTATCCGCCGGCACGCGCGGAAGCACTGCGGACAGAACTGACCGCCGGATTCGGTGAAACGGAATGGCTGGGACTGAATGTCATTGATTTTCAGCCCGGCACCGCGCCGGACGAGGCTTTCGTTGAATTTTGTGCTTGCTTTATTGATAAAAAGTCCGAAGATAAACAATTCATTCACGAACGTTCCCGTTTTCGCCTGACTGACGGTGCCTGGATGTACCTCGACGGCGTAAAACCACAGATCGGCCGTAATGACCCCTGCCCCTGCGGCTCCGGAAAAAAATATAAAAAATGCTGTGCCTGA
- a CDS encoding NAD-dependent epimerase, protein MKILVTGAAGFIGYHVSQRLLEQGHEVVGADNLNDYYDVNLKQARLDLLLPHPQFQFFKMDLSEKAAVSELFAAQKFERVIHLAAQPGVRYSIQNPMAYIDANILGHMNILEGCRHHNVGHLIYSSSSSVYGLNRKQPFSVEDDVDHPVSLYAATKKANELMSHSYSHLYQLPTTGLRFFTVYGPWGRPDMALFKFVKAMLDGKPIDVYNHGNMVRDFTYVGDIAEAVVRLVDVIPAVNNDWTVEEGLKSASSAPYKIYNVGNGQPTRLGDFIQAIETALDIKANKHYMDMQDGDVLSTCADSSELYKTIGFSPDTPVNYGVQQFVDWYMSFYHGKNK, encoded by the coding sequence ATGAAAATACTTGTAACCGGCGCGGCTGGTTTTATTGGTTATCATGTCTCGCAGCGCCTGCTTGAGCAGGGGCACGAGGTTGTCGGTGCTGACAACCTGAATGACTATTATGATGTGAATCTCAAACAGGCCCGTCTTGATCTGTTATTACCGCATCCGCAATTTCAGTTTTTTAAAATGGATTTGTCGGAGAAAGCGGCTGTCAGTGAGCTGTTCGCCGCACAGAAATTTGAGCGGGTGATCCACCTGGCGGCACAGCCGGGCGTGCGTTACTCCATCCAGAACCCGATGGCGTATATTGACGCGAATATTCTGGGGCATATGAATATTCTGGAAGGGTGCCGTCATCATAACGTCGGGCATCTGATCTACTCCTCCTCAAGTTCAGTATACGGTCTGAACCGCAAACAGCCGTTCTCTGTTGAGGATGATGTGGACCATCCGGTGTCGTTGTATGCGGCAACGAAAAAAGCCAATGAATTAATGTCACACAGTTATTCACATCTTTATCAGTTGCCGACAACCGGTCTGCGGTTCTTCACCGTCTACGGCCCGTGGGGTCGTCCGGATATGGCGTTATTTAAGTTTGTGAAAGCCATGCTGGACGGAAAACCGATCGATGTATATAACCACGGCAATATGGTGCGTGATTTCACCTATGTCGGTGATATTGCGGAAGCGGTGGTGCGTCTGGTGGATGTGATTCCGGCGGTGAATAATGACTGGACGGTGGAAGAGGGGCTGAAGTCAGCCAGCTCTGCGCCGTACAAAATTTATAATGTCGGTAACGGTCAGCCGACCCGGCTGGGTGATTTTATTCAGGCGATTGAAACGGCGCTGGATATTAAAGCCAATAAACACTATATGGATATGCAGGATGGTGACGTGTTATCCACCTGTGCAGACTCCTCCGAATTGTATAAAACGATTGGTTTCTCACCGGATACGCCGGTTAATTACGGCGTGCAGCAGTTTGTTGACTGGTATATGTCGTTTTATCACGGAAAAAATAAATAA
- the galU gene encoding UTP--glucose-1-phosphate uridylyltransferase GalU — protein sequence MSVQKNKVHKAVIPVAGLGTRMLPATKAIPKEMLPLVDKPLIQYVVNECIAAGITEIILVTHSSKNSIENHFDTSFELEAILEKRVKRQLLDEVQSICPRHVTIMQTRQGIAKGLGHAVLCARPMIGDEPFAVVLPDVIIDEYSTDLAKFNLREMIARYEEHGASQVMVDPVPQEMVANYGVVDCHGENLAAGESKPMFAVVEKPEPAKAPSNMSIVGRYVLSQDIWPLLGKTAPGAGDEIQLTDAIAMLIEKNPVEAYRLVGRSHDCGDKMGYMKAFVEYSMRHKHLGREFSDWLKTLQN from the coding sequence ATGTCAGTGCAGAAAAATAAAGTACACAAGGCTGTGATCCCGGTTGCAGGATTAGGAACACGTATGCTGCCGGCCACAAAAGCGATTCCGAAAGAAATGCTGCCGCTGGTGGATAAACCGCTTATTCAGTATGTGGTGAATGAATGTATCGCGGCGGGGATCACTGAAATTATTTTAGTGACCCACTCATCAAAAAACTCCATTGAAAACCATTTCGATACCAGCTTTGAACTGGAAGCCATCCTGGAAAAACGTGTAAAACGTCAGTTGCTGGATGAAGTCCAGTCAATCTGCCCGCGTCACGTTACTATCATGCAGACCCGTCAGGGGATCGCCAAAGGGCTTGGTCACGCCGTATTATGCGCCAGACCAATGATTGGTGATGAGCCTTTCGCCGTGGTATTGCCGGATGTGATTATTGACGAATACAGTACTGACCTGGCGAAATTCAACCTCAGAGAAATGATTGCGCGTTATGAAGAACACGGTGCAAGCCAGGTAATGGTTGATCCGGTTCCGCAGGAAATGGTGGCAAATTACGGTGTGGTGGATTGCCACGGTGAAAATCTGGCCGCCGGTGAAAGCAAACCGATGTTTGCCGTGGTGGAAAAACCGGAACCGGCCAAAGCACCGTCGAATATGTCTATTGTCGGCCGTTATGTGCTTTCCCAGGATATCTGGCCGCTGCTGGGGAAAACTGCCCCGGGAGCCGGTGATGAGATCCAGCTGACTGACGCTATCGCTATGCTGATTGAAAAAAATCCGGTGGAGGCGTACCGTCTGGTAGGCCGCAGCCATGACTGCGGCGACAAAATGGGCTATATGAAAGCCTTTGTCGAATACAGCATGCGTCATAAGCACCTGGGCCGTGAATTCTCAGATTGGCTGAAAACATTACAGAATTAA